Genomic segment of Steroidobacter denitrificans:
TTGGCGCACTGTCGAGCGCATCATCGAAAAGGAGCGCCCCGACGCCTTGCTGCCGACGATGGGCGGGCAGACGGCTCTCAATTGCGCGCTGGACCTGGTACGCGAGGGCGTACTGGACAGGCATGGTGTGGAGCTGATCGCAGCGTCTCGCGATGCGATCGATATGGCGGAGGATCGCGAACGCTTTCGCAACGCGATGCGTGAAATCGGCCTGGAGTCGCCTCGTTCGCGCATCGCACACAGCATGGAGGAGGCGCTGGCGGTACAAGTGGAGATCGGTTTTCCGACGGTCATCCGTCCGTCCTTTACCCTGGGTGGATCAGGCGGCGGTATTGCCTACAACCGCGAGGAGTTCGTCACCATCGTGGAGCGGGGATTGGAGGCTTCGCCGACCTGCGAGGTGCTCCTGGAGGAATCCGTCATCGGCTGGAAAGAGTACGAGATGGAGGTCGTACGCGATCACAAGGACAATTGCATCATCATTTGCTCGATCGAGAATGTGGATGCGATGGGCGTGCATACCGGGGACTCGATCACGGTCGCTCCGGCACAGACGCTCACGGACAAGGAATACCAGCGTCTGCGCGACGCATCGATTGCGGTGCTGCGCAAGATCGGCGTGGAGTGCGGTGGATCGAACGTCCAATTCGCGCTCAATCCCCAGGACGGCCGCCTGCTGATCATCGAGATGAATCCGCGGGTATCGCGCTCCTCGGCGCTGGCCTCCAAGGCCACCGGATTCCCGATTGCCAAGATCGCCGCGAAGCTGGCGGTCGGCTATACCTTGGACGAGTTGAGGAACGATATCACCGGCGGCGCGACACCGGCATCCTTCGAGCCCACGATCGACTACGTCGTGACCAAGATCCCGCGCTTCACTTTCGAGAAGTTCCCCGGGTCCAACGACCGGCTGACCACCCAGATGAAATCGGTCGGCGAAGCCATGGCGATGGGCCGTACCTTCCAGGAATCTCTGCAAAAGGCCCTGCGCAGCATGGAGGTCGGCATCGATGGACTGGATCCCATTTTGAGCCTGCCGCTGGGGGAAGATGAGCTGCATCTGCTGTACGAAGAACTGCGCATGCCCGGTCCGAATCGCCTGCGCTACGTCGGTGATGCCTTCCGCGCCGGCCTGCCGCTGGAGGAGATACATCAGCTGACCCACATCGACCCTTGGTTTCTGGCCCAGATCCGCGACCTGGTGCGCGAGGAGTCGCTGGTGCAAGAACAAGGCCTTGCCGGATTCGATCGTGTGCGCGTGCGCGCGCTCAAACGCAAAGGGTTTTCCGATCGAAGGCTGGCGGTCCTGCTGGGCATCGATGAAGCCGGCGTGCGCCGGCGGCGCACGACTATGGGCATCCGGCCCGTTTACAAGCGCGTGGATACCTGCGCCGCCGAATTCGCCACATCGACCGCCTACATGTACTCCTGCTACGACGAGGAGTGCGAGGCGGAGCCCACGAATCGCAGGAAAATCATGATTCTGGGCGGCGGTCCGAATCGCATCGGTCAGGGCATCGAGTTCGACTACTGCTGTGTGCATGCGGCGCTGGCGCTGCGCGAGACGGGGTTCGAGACCATCATGGTCAACTGTAACCCCGAGACGGTGTCGACCGATTACGATATTTCCGACCGACTGTACTTCGAGCCGCTGACGTTTGAGGACGTCATGGAAATCATCGATAAGGAAAAGCCCGAAGGGGTGATCGTGCAGTACGGCGGACAGACGCCCTTGAAACTGTGCCGGGAGCTGGAGGCAGCCGGTGCGCCGATCATCGGTACGACGCCGGATTCGATCGATGTAGCCGAGGACCGCGAGCGTTTCCAGCAGCTGGTGCAGACATTGAATCTGAAGCAGCCGCCTAATTGCACGGCGCGCACCGAGGACCAGGCGATCGCGATGGCGCGCACCGTCGGTTTTCCGTTGGTCGTACGGCCTTCCTATGTGCTGGGCGGCCGTGCCATGGAAGTGGTCTTCAACGAAGATGATCTGCGTCTCTACATGACGGATGCCGTCAAGGTGTCCAACGACAGTCCGGTCTTGCTGGATCGTTTCCTGGATCTGGCGGTGGAAGTGGATGTCGATGCCATCTGTGACGGTGAGGATGTCTATATCGGCGGCATCATGGAGCACATCGAACAGGCGGGGGTGCATTCGGGCGATTCCGGCTGTTCATTGCCGCCGAACAGCCTGAGCGCGCAAACCCAGGAAGAATTGCGCGAACAGACACGCAAACTGGCGCGGGGCCTGAACGTCATCGGGTTGATGAATATCCAGTTCGCCATCCAGAACGGCGTCATCTATATTCTGGAAGTTAATCCACGAGCCTCGCGCACGGTGCCTTTCGTATCCAAGGCGACCGGCGTGCCACTGGCGAAGGTGGCCGCGCGCGTCATGGCCGGTGCGAAACTGAAGGATCTGGGCGTGACGGGCAAGCGGTTGCCGAAATATTTCGCGGTGAAGGAAGCCGTGTTCCCGTTCTCGAAATTCCCGGAAGCCGATCCGATCCTCGGGCCGGAGATGAAATCCACCGGCGAAGTGATGGGTACGGGCCGCTCGTTCGGCGAGGCATATGCCAAGGCGCAACTCGCCTCCGGTGTCTCGTTGCCGACCCGCGGGGTATGTCTTATCAGCGTACGCGAACGCGACAAGCCAGCAGCGGTGATCTTGGCTCGCCGCCTGGTGGCGTGGGGCTTTGAGATCGTCGCAACGGCCGGTACGGCGCAGGCCATCTCGGCGGCCGGGATCGAATGCCGGAC
This window contains:
- the carB gene encoding carbamoyl-phosphate synthase large subunit; the protein is MPKRTDLQSILVIGAGPIVIGQACEFDYSGAQACKALKEEGYRVILVNSNPATIMTDPETADAVYIEPVDWRTVERIIEKERPDALLPTMGGQTALNCALDLVREGVLDRHGVELIAASRDAIDMAEDRERFRNAMREIGLESPRSRIAHSMEEALAVQVEIGFPTVIRPSFTLGGSGGGIAYNREEFVTIVERGLEASPTCEVLLEESVIGWKEYEMEVVRDHKDNCIIICSIENVDAMGVHTGDSITVAPAQTLTDKEYQRLRDASIAVLRKIGVECGGSNVQFALNPQDGRLLIIEMNPRVSRSSALASKATGFPIAKIAAKLAVGYTLDELRNDITGGATPASFEPTIDYVVTKIPRFTFEKFPGSNDRLTTQMKSVGEAMAMGRTFQESLQKALRSMEVGIDGLDPILSLPLGEDELHLLYEELRMPGPNRLRYVGDAFRAGLPLEEIHQLTHIDPWFLAQIRDLVREESLVQEQGLAGFDRVRVRALKRKGFSDRRLAVLLGIDEAGVRRRRTTMGIRPVYKRVDTCAAEFATSTAYMYSCYDEECEAEPTNRRKIMILGGGPNRIGQGIEFDYCCVHAALALRETGFETIMVNCNPETVSTDYDISDRLYFEPLTFEDVMEIIDKEKPEGVIVQYGGQTPLKLCRELEAAGAPIIGTTPDSIDVAEDRERFQQLVQTLNLKQPPNCTARTEDQAIAMARTVGFPLVVRPSYVLGGRAMEVVFNEDDLRLYMTDAVKVSNDSPVLLDRFLDLAVEVDVDAICDGEDVYIGGIMEHIEQAGVHSGDSGCSLPPNSLSAQTQEELREQTRKLARGLNVIGLMNIQFAIQNGVIYILEVNPRASRTVPFVSKATGVPLAKVAARVMAGAKLKDLGVTGKRLPKYFAVKEAVFPFSKFPEADPILGPEMKSTGEVMGTGRSFGEAYAKAQLASGVSLPTRGVCLISVRERDKPAAVILARRLVAWGFEIVATAGTAQAISAAGIECRTANKVREGRPHIVDMIKNDEIALIVNTTEGKQAIFESRSIRREAVHRGITYYTTMAAGLATCDALAHMNDVDVNRLQDLHREVAS